One genomic window of Streptomyces sp. WP-1 includes the following:
- a CDS encoding aldehyde dehydrogenase family protein — MGRRGGDDPGRRGERGRTGQGAALGAGHPDGGHPVSERPRTGRRPFTGPGQRLFVAGEWAEPDLGHYPVTDPATEETVGLAPEASPEQVRAACAAARDAFGPWSRTRPEERAALLGRAAEIIRARLVPYADLARAETGATTATARALQVQVAAARFRRYARVEPAEWPVPPQLNEAGPMGGAAVVSALAVRQPVGVVTCVTSYNNPWANPAGKIAPALAMGNTVVVKPAPQDPLSVYRMAEALAEAGVPRGVVNVVSGRAAAVGEAAVASPDVDMVSFTGSTAVGRRIAEVCGRDMKRQLMELGGKGAALVFADADLPAAVAGIGTTFSFYSGQICTAPTRVLAQRPVYDRLVEQLAAYAGRLPIGDPRDPATVVGPLISAEHRARVESYVELGRKEGAVMVTGGERPATERGFYVRPTLLADCTSDMRVAREEIFGPVVCVLPFDDEDEGVALADDCDYGLIDYVWSADIARAFRVARRLRAGGVGINTVARNMEAPFGGFKRSGVGRDVGVYALHAYSEVQSIVWPG, encoded by the coding sequence ATGGGTCGGCGGGGTGGAGACGATCCGGGACGACGTGGTGAGCGGGGCCGTACCGGGCAAGGTGCTGCGCTCGGGGCGGGACACCCGGACGGTGGGCACCCGGTGAGCGAGCGGCCCCGCACGGGCCGGCGGCCCTTCACCGGACCAGGCCAGCGGCTCTTCGTCGCGGGGGAGTGGGCCGAGCCGGACCTCGGCCACTACCCGGTCACCGACCCCGCCACCGAGGAGACCGTCGGCCTCGCCCCCGAAGCCTCGCCCGAGCAGGTCCGGGCGGCCTGCGCGGCGGCCCGCGACGCGTTCGGCCCCTGGTCGCGGACCCGCCCCGAGGAACGGGCCGCGCTGCTCGGCCGGGCGGCGGAGATCATCCGGGCGCGCCTGGTGCCCTACGCCGACCTCGCCCGCGCCGAGACGGGGGCCACCACGGCCACCGCCCGCGCCCTCCAGGTCCAGGTGGCCGCCGCCCGCTTCCGCCGCTACGCCCGGGTGGAGCCCGCCGAATGGCCCGTGCCGCCGCAGCTCAACGAGGCCGGGCCGATGGGCGGGGCGGCCGTCGTGAGCGCGCTGGCGGTACGGCAGCCCGTGGGCGTCGTCACCTGCGTCACCTCCTACAACAACCCCTGGGCCAACCCGGCGGGCAAGATCGCGCCCGCGCTCGCCATGGGCAACACCGTCGTGGTGAAACCCGCCCCGCAGGACCCGCTGTCCGTCTACCGGATGGCCGAGGCGCTGGCGGAGGCCGGGGTGCCGCGCGGTGTGGTGAACGTCGTCTCGGGCCGGGCCGCCGCGGTCGGCGAGGCGGCGGTGGCCTCGCCCGACGTCGACATGGTCAGCTTCACCGGCTCCACCGCCGTCGGCCGGCGCATCGCGGAGGTGTGCGGCCGGGACATGAAGCGGCAGCTGATGGAGCTGGGCGGCAAGGGCGCCGCGCTGGTGTTCGCCGACGCCGACCTCCCGGCCGCCGTCGCGGGCATCGGCACCACCTTCTCCTTCTACAGCGGCCAGATCTGTACGGCACCCACCCGGGTCCTGGCCCAGCGCCCGGTGTACGACCGGCTGGTCGAGCAACTGGCCGCCTACGCGGGCCGCTTGCCGATCGGCGACCCCCGCGACCCGGCCACGGTCGTCGGCCCGCTCATCTCGGCCGAGCACCGGGCACGCGTGGAGTCGTACGTCGAACTGGGCCGGAAAGAGGGCGCGGTGATGGTGACCGGTGGTGAACGCCCCGCCACGGAAAGGGGGTTCTACGTGCGGCCCACCCTCCTCGCGGACTGCACGAGCGACATGCGGGTGGCCCGGGAGGAGATCTTCGGCCCGGTGGTCTGCGTGCTCCCCTTCGACGACGAGGACGAGGGCGTCGCCCTGGCCGACGACTGCGACTACGGGCTCATCGACTACGTCTGGTCCGCCGACATCGCCCGCGCCTTCCGCGTCGCCCGCCGCCTGCGCGCCGGAGGCGTCGGCATCAACACCGTCGCCCGGAACATGGAGGCCCCCTTCGGCGGCTTCAAACGGAGCGGGGTGGGCCGTGACGTGGGGGTGTACGCCCTGCACGCGTACAGCGAGGTGCAGTCGATCGTCTGGCCGGGGTGA
- a CDS encoding nitroreductase/quinone reductase family protein: MTGRADRKHRIVTGFQRRLNPLIRRLPSQTVLETTGRVSGVPRRTPVGGRRVGGAFWLVSEFGRRSQYVRNIEADPRVRVRIAGRWHHGTARLLPDDDPRARLRRLPRLNSTAVRALGTDLLTIRVDLAD; this comes from the coding sequence ATGACCGGCCGAGCAGACCGCAAGCACCGCATCGTGACCGGTTTCCAGCGCCGGCTGAATCCGCTGATCCGGCGGCTCCCGTCGCAGACCGTGCTGGAGACGACCGGGCGGGTGTCCGGGGTGCCGCGCCGGACGCCGGTGGGCGGGCGGCGGGTCGGCGGGGCGTTCTGGCTGGTGTCGGAGTTCGGGCGCAGGTCGCAGTACGTGCGCAACATCGAGGCGGACCCCAGGGTGCGGGTGCGGATCGCGGGCCGGTGGCACCACGGCACCGCCCGTCTGCTGCCGGACGACGACCCCCGCGCCCGGCTGCGGCGCCTGCCCCGGCTCAACAGCACGGCGGTACGGGCCCTCGGCACGGACCTGCTGACGATCCGGGTGGACCTGGCGGACTGA
- a CDS encoding CehA/McbA family metallohydrolase translates to MCDDTHDHARGIARRALFVSGAATALTWGTVNFAAADGQGQEGQGQQTRTVRGTLPPGAPDFVYVPVEVPSGVREFKVSYTYDRPSVPAGTQGNALDIGLFDQHGTELGGKGFRGWSGGARTEFFVRADDATPGYVPGPVRAGTWHIALGPYTVAPQGLPYELTITLTYGEPGETPRPVYPPSRARGRGRAWYRGDCHLHSWYSDGRRTPAEIAALARAAGLDFINSSDHNTHTSHPHWADEAGDDLLIMLGEEITTRNGHVVALGTEPGTFVDWRYRARDNRWARFARDIRRAGGLVVPAHPHATCVGCGWKFGFAEADAVEVWNGPYTPDDEVTLAEWDNLLVASVRQGRPWLPAMGNSDAHRDPDAVGLPQTVVLADDLTRRAVQEGIRAGRSYVAESRHITVSLTATGGRGRQAGIGERLALPADAPVTVRLAVTGAPRCTLHLVTDEGTLCTSDPLPVSGAGTVEWRTTPSYAAYVRAEVRHETAAGPVPGALAAFTNPVFLGAS, encoded by the coding sequence ATGTGTGACGACACGCACGATCACGCCCGGGGAATCGCCAGGCGCGCGCTGTTCGTGAGCGGCGCCGCCACTGCCCTTACGTGGGGAACCGTGAACTTCGCGGCGGCGGACGGCCAGGGCCAGGAGGGCCAGGGTCAGCAGACGCGGACGGTGCGGGGCACCCTGCCGCCCGGCGCCCCCGACTTCGTGTACGTACCGGTCGAAGTGCCCTCCGGGGTACGGGAGTTCAAGGTCTCCTACACCTACGACCGGCCCTCGGTCCCGGCCGGCACCCAGGGCAACGCGCTCGACATCGGCCTCTTCGACCAGCACGGCACCGAGCTGGGCGGCAAGGGCTTCCGGGGCTGGTCGGGCGGCGCCCGCACGGAGTTCTTCGTACGGGCCGACGACGCGACCCCGGGCTACGTACCGGGACCGGTGCGCGCGGGCACCTGGCACATCGCGCTGGGCCCCTACACGGTGGCGCCACAAGGACTGCCGTACGAGCTGACGATCACCCTGACCTATGGCGAGCCCGGCGAGACCCCCCGCCCGGTGTACCCGCCGTCCCGGGCCAGGGGGCGGGGGCGGGCCTGGTACCGGGGCGACTGCCATCTGCACTCCTGGTACTCCGACGGCCGCCGCACCCCCGCCGAGATCGCGGCCCTCGCGCGGGCGGCGGGCCTGGACTTCATCAACTCCTCGGACCACAACACCCATACGTCCCACCCCCATTGGGCGGACGAGGCCGGTGACGATCTGCTGATCATGCTCGGCGAGGAGATCACCACCCGCAACGGGCACGTGGTGGCGCTCGGCACCGAGCCCGGCACCTTCGTGGACTGGCGCTACCGTGCCCGCGACAACCGCTGGGCCCGCTTCGCCCGCGACATCCGGCGCGCCGGGGGCCTGGTCGTACCGGCCCATCCGCACGCCACCTGTGTCGGCTGCGGCTGGAAGTTCGGCTTCGCCGAGGCGGACGCCGTGGAGGTGTGGAACGGCCCCTACACGCCCGACGACGAGGTGACCCTCGCCGAGTGGGACAACCTCCTGGTCGCCTCGGTGCGGCAGGGCCGCCCCTGGCTCCCGGCGATGGGCAACAGCGACGCCCACCGCGACCCGGACGCGGTCGGCCTCCCCCAGACCGTCGTCCTCGCCGACGATCTGACCCGCCGGGCCGTCCAGGAGGGCATCCGCGCGGGCCGCTCCTACGTCGCCGAGTCCCGGCACATCACCGTCTCCCTCACCGCCACGGGCGGGCGGGGGCGGCAGGCGGGCATCGGGGAGCGGCTGGCGCTGCCCGCCGACGCCCCGGTGACCGTCCGGCTCGCCGTCACCGGCGCGCCCCGCTGCACCCTCCACCTCGTCACCGACGAGGGCACCCTGTGCACGAGCGACCCCCTGCCGGTGTCGGGCGCGGGCACGGTGGAATGGCGTACGACCCCCTCCTACGCGGCGTACGTGCGTGCCGAGGTCCGCCACGAGACGGCGGCGGGGCCGGTGCCGGGGGCGCTGGCCGCGTTCACCAACCCGGTCTTCCTCGGGGCTTCCTGA
- a CDS encoding bifunctional FO biosynthesis protein CofGH, with the protein MTTSATPGPGRPTENSMRRALKRARDGVALDVAEAAVLLQARGEDLTDLAASAARVRDAGLGQAGRPGVITYSKSVFVPLTRLCRDKCHYCTFVTVPGKLRRAGHGMFMSPDEVLDIARKGAALGCKEALITLGDKPEDRWPEAREWLDAHGYDDTIAYVRAISIRILEETGLLPHLNPGVMSWTDFQRLKPVAPSMGMMLETTATRLWSEPGGPHHGSPDKEPAVRLRVLEDAGRSSVPFTSGLLIGIGETYEERAESLFALRKVSRAYHGIQELIIQNFRAKPDTAMRGMPDAELDELVAAIAVARHIMGPAGCLQAPPNLVEGEYERLIGAGIDDWGGVSPLTIDHVNPERPWPQIEELARRSRTAGFELRERLCVYPEFVRRGEPWLDPRLRPHVAALADPETGLARPDALPTGLPWQEPEDTFTPTGRTDLHRTIDTEGRTTDRRDDYDEVYGDWDALREAAAPGMAPQRIDTDVREALRTAADDPTRLTDAEALALLHADGPALDALCRIADDVRRSVVGDEVTYIVTRNINFTNVCYTGCRFCAFAQRRTDADAYTLSLSQVADRAQQAWDVGAVEVCMQGGIHPDLPGTAYFDIAKAVKERVPGMHVHAFSPMEVVNGATRTGMSIREWLTAAKEAGLDTIPGTAAEILDDEVRWILTKGKLPAATWIEVVKTAHELGIRSSSTMMYGHVDQPRHWLGHLRTLAGIQRETGGFTEFVTLPFIHTNAPVYLAGIARPGPTTRDNRAVTAMARLLLHPWIPNIQTSWVKLGTEGAAEMLRSGANDLGGTLMEETISRMAGSSYGSYKSVRDLVAVAEAAGRPAKPRTTLYGEVPDERRHAAAASDGHLPELLPVLD; encoded by the coding sequence ATGACGACTTCCGCGACCCCCGGACCCGGCCGTCCCACCGAGAACTCCATGCGTCGCGCCCTCAAACGCGCCCGTGACGGCGTCGCCCTCGACGTCGCCGAGGCCGCGGTGCTGCTCCAGGCCCGGGGCGAGGACCTGACCGACCTCGCCGCCTCCGCGGCCCGGGTGCGTGACGCGGGCCTCGGACAGGCGGGCCGTCCCGGCGTCATCACCTACTCGAAGAGCGTCTTCGTCCCGCTGACCCGGCTGTGCCGGGACAAGTGCCACTACTGCACCTTCGTCACCGTCCCCGGCAAGCTCCGCCGCGCCGGTCACGGCATGTTCATGTCCCCCGACGAGGTGCTCGACATCGCCCGCAAGGGCGCCGCGCTCGGCTGCAAGGAAGCCCTGATCACCCTCGGCGACAAGCCCGAGGACCGCTGGCCCGAGGCCCGCGAGTGGCTCGACGCGCACGGCTACGACGACACCATCGCCTACGTCCGCGCCATCTCCATCCGCATCCTGGAGGAGACCGGCCTGCTGCCCCACCTCAACCCGGGCGTCATGAGCTGGACCGACTTCCAGCGCCTGAAGCCGGTCGCGCCGAGCATGGGCATGATGCTGGAGACCACGGCCACCCGCCTGTGGTCCGAGCCCGGCGGCCCCCACCACGGCTCCCCGGACAAGGAACCGGCCGTACGGCTGCGGGTGCTGGAGGACGCGGGCCGCTCCTCCGTCCCCTTCACCTCGGGGCTGCTGATCGGCATCGGCGAGACGTACGAGGAGCGCGCCGAGTCCCTCTTCGCGCTGCGCAAGGTCTCCCGCGCCTACCACGGCATCCAGGAACTGATCATCCAGAACTTCCGCGCCAAGCCGGACACCGCGATGCGCGGCATGCCGGACGCCGAACTGGACGAACTGGTCGCTGCCATCGCCGTCGCCCGGCACATCATGGGCCCCGCCGGCTGCCTCCAGGCCCCGCCGAACCTGGTCGAGGGCGAGTACGAGCGGCTGATCGGCGCGGGCATCGACGACTGGGGCGGGGTGTCGCCCCTGACCATCGACCACGTCAACCCCGAACGCCCCTGGCCGCAGATCGAAGAGCTGGCGCGGCGCTCCCGCACCGCCGGTTTCGAGCTGCGCGAACGCCTCTGCGTCTACCCGGAGTTCGTCCGGCGCGGCGAGCCCTGGCTGGACCCCCGGCTGCGTCCGCACGTCGCCGCGCTCGCCGACCCGGAGACCGGCCTGGCCCGCCCCGACGCCCTGCCCACCGGCCTGCCCTGGCAGGAGCCCGAGGACACCTTCACGCCCACCGGCCGCACCGATCTGCACCGCACCATCGACACGGAGGGCCGTACGACCGACCGCCGTGACGACTACGACGAGGTGTACGGCGACTGGGACGCCCTGCGCGAGGCGGCCGCTCCCGGGATGGCGCCGCAGCGCATCGACACCGATGTGCGCGAGGCCCTGCGCACCGCGGCCGACGACCCCACCCGGCTGACCGACGCCGAGGCCCTCGCCCTCCTGCACGCGGACGGCCCGGCGCTGGACGCGCTGTGCCGGATCGCCGACGACGTGCGCAGGTCGGTGGTGGGCGACGAGGTGACGTACATCGTCACCCGGAACATCAACTTCACCAATGTCTGCTACACCGGCTGCCGCTTCTGCGCCTTCGCCCAGCGCCGTACCGACGCCGACGCCTACACCCTCTCCCTGTCCCAGGTCGCCGACCGCGCCCAGCAGGCGTGGGACGTCGGCGCGGTCGAGGTGTGCATGCAGGGCGGCATCCACCCCGACCTGCCCGGCACCGCCTACTTCGACATCGCGAAGGCGGTCAAGGAGCGCGTCCCCGGCATGCATGTGCACGCCTTCTCCCCGATGGAGGTCGTGAACGGCGCCACCCGCACCGGCATGTCCATCCGCGAGTGGCTGACGGCCGCGAAGGAGGCGGGCCTCGACACCATCCCCGGCACGGCCGCGGAGATCCTGGACGACGAGGTCCGCTGGATCCTCACCAAGGGCAAGCTGCCCGCGGCCACCTGGATCGAGGTCGTGAAGACCGCCCACGAGCTGGGCATCCGCTCCTCCTCCACGATGATGTACGGCCATGTCGACCAGCCCCGCCACTGGCTCGGCCATCTGCGCACCCTGGCCGGGATCCAGCGGGAGACCGGCGGCTTCACCGAGTTCGTCACCCTGCCCTTCATCCACACCAACGCGCCGGTCTACCTCGCCGGGATCGCCCGCCCCGGCCCGACCACCCGCGACAACCGCGCGGTGACGGCCATGGCCCGCCTCCTCCTGCACCCCTGGATCCCCAACATCCAGACCAGCTGGGTCAAGCTCGGCACCGAGGGCGCGGCGGAGATGCTCCGCTCCGGCGCGAACGACCTGGGCGGCACCCTGATGGAGGAGACGATCTCCCGGATGGCGGGCTCGTCGTACGGCTCGTACAAGTCCGTCCGCGACCTGGTGGCCGTCGCGGAGGCGGCCGGGCGCCCGGCGAAACCGCGGACGACGCTCTACGGCGAGGTGCCGGACGAGCGGCGGCACGCGGCGGCGGCCTCCGACGGCCACCTCCCCGAGCTGCTGCCGGTGCTCGACTGA
- a CDS encoding DUF2165 domain-containing protein, whose amino-acid sequence MTTTDPTRRSRLSSHGLAAGVLTGILALYIALVAFGNITDFGTNQQFVRHVLAMDSTFKDHDLMWRAITSTALQDTAYVLIIAWETVAALVLIWGTYLWVARRDEAFARRVSTYGLLMLLLLFGAGFIAIGGEWFAMWQAKAWNGEDSATRVFLLSGVALIVNHLPGNGKEAPTT is encoded by the coding sequence ATGACCACCACCGACCCCACGCGGCGCTCCAGACTCTCCAGTCACGGGCTGGCCGCCGGTGTACTCACCGGGATACTCGCGCTGTACATCGCCCTCGTCGCGTTCGGCAACATCACGGACTTCGGGACGAACCAGCAGTTCGTACGGCATGTGCTGGCGATGGACAGCACCTTCAAGGACCACGATCTGATGTGGCGGGCGATCACCAGCACCGCGCTCCAGGACACCGCCTACGTCCTGATCATCGCGTGGGAGACGGTGGCCGCGCTGGTCCTGATCTGGGGCACGTACCTGTGGGTGGCGCGCCGGGACGAGGCGTTCGCGCGGCGCGTTTCCACCTATGGGCTGCTGATGCTCCTGCTGCTGTTCGGCGCCGGGTTCATCGCGATCGGCGGTGAGTGGTTCGCGATGTGGCAGGCGAAGGCGTGGAACGGCGAGGACTCCGCCACCCGCGTCTTCCTGCTCAGCGGGGTGGCGTTGATCGTCAATCACCTGCCGGGCAACGGCAAGGAAGCCCCTACTACTTGA
- a CDS encoding DUF397 domain-containing protein: MSTPTLMWFKSSYSNNEGPDCVEVAVAPATVHVRDSKDKDRARLTVGEASWAEFVEFAAHSA, encoded by the coding sequence GTGAGCACCCCCACTCTGATGTGGTTCAAGAGCAGCTACAGCAACAACGAGGGCCCCGACTGCGTCGAGGTGGCCGTCGCCCCCGCCACCGTGCACGTCCGCGACTCCAAGGACAAGGACCGCGCCCGGCTCACCGTCGGCGAGGCCAGCTGGGCGGAGTTCGTGGAGTTCGCGGCTCACTCCGCGTAA
- a CDS encoding helix-turn-helix transcriptional regulator, whose protein sequence is MEDEEAAAVLKTVGRQIKLWREAAGLRQGELGALIGYSEEMVSSVERGRRAPKPEFLDATDEAVGAGGKLSATKEDVEKARYPKSVRDLKKLEDESVELSAYANHYVHGLLQTPAYARAMYNTRRPSYTEEEIDSRVGARLARQEVFDRVPRPSITFVQEEVTLRRPIGGRAVLRQQLEHLLEMAQLRHVEIQVMPTDREDHAGMSGSFRLLKLQDGTTVAHEEGQAYSRLLSDPKEVQLLEIRYGIIRAQALPPRESLTFIEKVLGEET, encoded by the coding sequence ATGGAGGATGAGGAGGCCGCGGCCGTACTCAAGACGGTCGGGCGGCAGATCAAGCTGTGGCGCGAGGCAGCCGGGCTGAGGCAAGGGGAGTTGGGCGCGCTCATCGGGTACAGCGAGGAGATGGTCTCGTCCGTGGAACGCGGACGACGAGCTCCCAAGCCCGAGTTCCTGGACGCGACCGACGAAGCGGTCGGCGCGGGCGGGAAGTTGTCCGCGACGAAGGAGGACGTGGAGAAGGCCCGGTACCCGAAGAGCGTCCGGGATCTGAAGAAGCTGGAGGACGAGTCGGTCGAGCTGAGCGCCTACGCCAACCACTATGTGCACGGCCTGTTGCAGACCCCCGCCTATGCGAGGGCCATGTACAACACTCGGCGCCCGTCGTACACAGAAGAGGAGATCGACAGCCGCGTCGGTGCCCGCCTGGCACGACAGGAAGTCTTCGATCGGGTGCCGAGGCCGTCGATCACCTTCGTACAAGAAGAGGTGACCCTGCGGCGCCCCATCGGCGGTCGTGCGGTACTGCGGCAGCAACTGGAACACCTCTTGGAAATGGCCCAGTTGAGGCACGTAGAGATCCAGGTGATGCCAACTGATCGAGAAGACCACGCGGGCATGAGTGGGTCGTTCCGCCTGTTGAAGCTCCAGGACGGCACGACGGTGGCCCACGAGGAAGGGCAGGCTTACAGTCGATTGCTCAGCGATCCCAAGGAAGTTCAGCTCCTTGAGATCCGCTATGGAATCATCCGAGCGCAGGCTCTCCCGCCCCGGGAGTCGCTGACGTTCATCGAGAAGGTACTGGGAGAAGAGACGTGA
- a CDS encoding helix-turn-helix domain-containing protein: MTDKQRNAPSRPTPRHSSGVTHVNEPHHDNFTVVGNHLAQHPELSLTAIGLATHIQSLPEGTPIGIKALAAKFREGEIRIAAALRELEEHGYLARPRERLQSGQVRTRAISYNKPRSALRAAAPPLAEPEADPGSAPASAPPPTPAAVPASAPGPPPAPDRRTPAVDLLAGLRAHDPRLLLAERDVHRLAPAVTEWLERGVPPTAVTHLLTSGLPQDPIKHPAALLSHRLATQLPPHLPAPPPRAATAPRPTPLQTCDGCERAFRAPEPGRCRDCRTSVAVA; the protein is encoded by the coding sequence GTGACTGACAAGCAGCGTAACGCGCCTTCGCGCCCCACGCCCCGGCATTCGTCGGGCGTCACCCATGTGAACGAGCCGCATCACGACAACTTCACCGTCGTCGGCAATCACCTGGCCCAGCACCCGGAACTGTCGCTGACGGCGATCGGCCTGGCCACGCACATCCAGTCGTTGCCCGAGGGCACCCCGATCGGCATCAAGGCGCTGGCGGCGAAGTTCCGCGAGGGCGAGATCCGGATCGCGGCGGCGCTGCGGGAGCTGGAAGAACACGGATATCTCGCGCGTCCCAGGGAGCGTCTTCAATCGGGACAAGTGAGGACCCGGGCGATCTCGTACAACAAGCCCCGCAGCGCGCTGCGAGCGGCGGCGCCGCCCCTCGCCGAGCCCGAGGCCGACCCCGGGTCGGCGCCCGCGTCCGCGCCCCCGCCCACCCCCGCGGCCGTACCGGCGTCCGCACCCGGTCCGCCCCCGGCCCCGGATCGGCGCACGCCCGCGGTCGACCTCCTCGCAGGGCTGCGTGCCCACGACCCACGGCTTCTGCTGGCGGAACGAGACGTGCACCGACTGGCTCCGGCCGTCACCGAGTGGCTGGAGCGTGGTGTGCCGCCGACGGCGGTCACCCACCTGCTGACGTCCGGCCTGCCCCAGGACCCGATCAAACACCCGGCGGCCCTCCTCTCCCACCGCCTTGCCACCCAGCTCCCCCCGCACCTCCCCGCCCCACCCCCTCGCGCCGCCACGGCACCTCGTCCAACTCCCCTCCAGACCTGCGACGGCTGCGAACGTGCCTTCCGCGCACCCGAACCGGGCCGCTGCCGCGACTGCCGTACGTCCGTGGCGGTGGCATGA
- a CDS encoding ADP-ribosylglycohydrolase family protein, producing MATTTGAVWGRAEQQDFRSRVRGTLLGAAVGDALGGPVDTLTLAEIRAAHGPEGLLDLTAGHGRRGTITHHTQLTLFSVDGLIRAQVRRDTGAWHPPTDLHRAYLRWAATQRDWGPDERRAEDGWLAREEWLYARREPSRALLIGFGDEKMGTLDKPKNPGEQGPEAVARSAPFGLLVGWEPQLVVQLAVECAAQTHGHPVGYLSAGAFAVIVHGLARGESLDGAVRQALALLAVRPGHQPVSDALRHALGAVRQGMPSPARVAELTGDGMADGLLAAAVYCALVGEDVRHGLCLAVNQGGPSAAAGTLTGALLGALHGETALPPAWLAELEGRPTVLELADDFAMEMTQGPALHGPAGSAPGWLARYPR from the coding sequence GTGGCGACGACGACCGGTGCCGTCTGGGGCCGTGCCGAGCAGCAGGACTTTCGCAGCAGGGTGCGCGGCACCCTGCTGGGGGCCGCCGTGGGCGACGCGCTCGGCGGGCCCGTCGACACCCTCACCCTGGCGGAGATCCGCGCGGCCCACGGCCCCGAGGGGCTGCTCGACCTCACCGCCGGGCACGGGCGGCGCGGCACCATCACCCACCACACCCAGCTGACCCTGTTCAGCGTGGACGGGCTGATCCGCGCGCAGGTGCGCCGCGACACCGGCGCCTGGCACCCGCCGACCGATCTGCACCGCGCGTATCTGCGCTGGGCCGCCACCCAGCGGGACTGGGGGCCGGACGAGCGCCGCGCGGAGGACGGCTGGCTGGCCCGCGAGGAGTGGCTGTACGCCCGCCGGGAGCCGAGCAGGGCGCTGCTCATCGGGTTCGGCGACGAGAAGATGGGCACGCTGGACAAGCCCAAGAACCCGGGCGAACAGGGGCCGGAGGCGGTCGCACGCTCCGCGCCCTTCGGGCTGCTGGTCGGCTGGGAGCCCCAGCTCGTCGTGCAGCTCGCGGTGGAGTGCGCGGCGCAGACCCACGGCCACCCGGTCGGGTATCTGTCGGCGGGCGCGTTCGCCGTGATCGTGCACGGACTCGCCCGCGGCGAGAGCCTGGACGGCGCCGTGCGGCAGGCCCTCGCCCTGCTCGCCGTCCGCCCCGGCCACCAGCCGGTCTCCGACGCCCTCCGGCACGCGCTCGGCGCGGTACGGCAGGGCATGCCGAGCCCCGCGCGGGTGGCGGAACTGACCGGCGACGGCATGGCCGACGGGCTGCTCGCGGCCGCCGTCTACTGCGCCCTGGTCGGCGAGGACGTACGGCACGGCCTGTGCCTCGCCGTCAACCAGGGCGGCCCCTCCGCCGCCGCCGGCACGCTCACCGGCGCCCTGCTGGGCGCCCTCCACGGCGAGACCGCCCTCCCCCCGGCCTGGCTCGCCGAACTGGAGGGCCGCCCCACCGTCCTCGAACTCGCCGACGACTTCGCCATGGAGATGACCCAGGGCCCCGCCCTGCACGGCCCGGCGGGCTCGGCACCGGGCTGGCTGGCCCGGTATCCGAGGTAG